One window of the Chryseobacterium shigense genome contains the following:
- the bshA gene encoding N-acetyl-alpha-D-glucosaminyl L-malate synthase BshA yields the protein MKIGILCYPTYGGSGIVATELGMSLANKGYEVHFISSALPARLDITNPNIFFHRVNVQTYPLFQYQPYDIALSSMIYRVVNLYKLDLLHAHYAIPYAYAAFTAKQMLKDDNNDIPLVTTLHGTDITLVGQHPSYKHAVEFSINQSDAITSVSESLKKDTLQFFNIKKEIQVITNFIDNSEFDDCTECQRTQFANPDEKILIHVSNLRPVKRVDEVLQIFKNVEKKVKSKLIIIGEGPDMEKVNQFLEENPELISKIRLLGKVNDLYKILQLSDVFLLPSEQESFGLAALEAMAAYTPVISSNAGGIPEVNIQGETGFLAEIGNVEAMSNYTIKLLSNEDLLTKMKQNAKDQAIKFDLKNILPIYEEMYRTTIENFKKELTKV from the coding sequence ATGAAAATAGGCATACTTTGCTATCCAACATATGGCGGAAGCGGAATCGTAGCAACAGAACTGGGAATGTCCCTGGCCAATAAAGGCTATGAGGTTCACTTTATAAGTTCCGCGCTTCCCGCAAGATTAGACATTACAAACCCCAACATTTTCTTTCACAGAGTGAATGTACAGACTTATCCGCTTTTCCAGTATCAGCCTTATGATATTGCATTAAGTTCGATGATCTACCGCGTTGTAAATCTTTATAAACTGGATCTGCTGCATGCTCATTATGCCATTCCATATGCCTACGCTGCGTTTACGGCTAAACAGATGCTGAAGGATGATAATAATGACATTCCACTGGTAACTACGCTGCACGGAACAGATATTACTCTTGTAGGACAGCATCCAAGCTATAAACATGCCGTAGAATTCTCTATCAATCAGTCAGATGCCATTACTTCGGTTTCCGAAAGCCTGAAAAAAGATACCCTTCAGTTTTTCAATATCAAAAAGGAAATACAGGTTATTACCAATTTTATTGATAATTCTGAATTTGATGACTGTACAGAATGCCAGAGAACACAGTTTGCCAATCCGGATGAAAAAATCCTGATTCACGTATCCAATCTTCGTCCTGTAAAACGGGTGGATGAAGTTCTTCAGATCTTTAAAAATGTAGAAAAAAAGGTAAAATCAAAGCTGATTATCATCGGCGAAGGGCCGGATATGGAAAAGGTTAATCAATTCCTGGAAGAAAACCCTGAGCTTATTTCAAAAATCCGTCTTTTAGGAAAGGTGAATGACTTATATAAGATCCTGCAATTGTCTGATGTATTTTTACTGCCTTCTGAACAGGAAAGTTTCGGTTTGGCGGCTCTTGAGGCTATGGCGGCTTATACCCCTGTAATCAGCTCCAACGCAGGTGGAATTCCTGAGGTGAATATCCAGGGAGAAACCGGATTCTTAGCTGAAATCGGAAATGTGGAAGCCATGAGCAATTATACTATAAAGTTACTGAGCAATGAGGATCTTTTGACCAAAATGAAACAGAATGCCAAAGATCAGGCTATAAAATTTGATTTGAAAAATATCCTTCCCATTTATGAGGAAATGTACAGAACGACTATTGAAAATTTCAAGAAAGAGCTGACGAAAGTATAG